A stretch of the Corylus avellana chromosome ca6, CavTom2PMs-1.0 genome encodes the following:
- the LOC132184241 gene encoding calcium sensing receptor, chloroplastic, with protein MELTIRASATPRLSLPTPSSPSSTLRASFRQQFRPISVSLPTSTTISLLALFTPSHEAKALTLSKDQIVSTLTDVEKTVDKVQEVGSSFLDTTRHILEVVGNALKPGIEVALPIVSQAGEQALKIASPAVSEASKKAQEVIQSSGFDTQPVLSAAKTVADAAQQTTKVIEGAKPIASSTIEKISTTDPVVIVGTAGALFLTYLLLPPIWSIISFGLRGYQGDLTPAQTLDLISSKNHFMIDIRLEKDKDKAGIPRLPSSAKNRMIAIPLEELPSKLRGLVRNAKKVEAEIAALKISYLKKINKGSRIVIMDSYSDTAKIVARALTSLGFKNCWVVADGFSGSRGWLQSRLGTETYKFSFAEVLSPSRVIPAAVRRFGTTSSSGQKLLPGSD; from the exons ATGGAGTTGACCATCCGagcttcagccacccccaggctTTCTCTTCCCACTCCTTCCTCACCATCTTCCACGCTCAGAGCCTCTTTCAGACAACAATTCAGACCCATTTCTGTATCATTACCAACATCAACCACCATATCTCTGCTGGCTCTATTTACTCCTTCCCATGAAGCGAAGGCTCTCACCCTCTCCAAGGATCAGATAGTCTCTACTCTCACTGAT GTGGAGAAAACAGTTGATAAGGTTCAGGAAGTGGGTTCGAGTTTCTTGGATACCACTCGGCATATTCTTGAAGTTGTGGGAAATGCTTTGAAGCCTGGCATCGAGGTGGCATTGCCAATTGTTAGTCAGGCAGGAGAACAGGCCTTGAAGATTGCTTCCCCGGCAGTTTCCGAGGCTTCAAAGAAGGCCCAAGAAGTAATTCAAAGCTCTGGCTTCGACACACAGCCTGTTCTCAGTGCTGCTAag ACGGTCGCAGATGCAGCTCAGCAGACCACAAAGGTAATTGAAGGGGCCAAGCCTATAGCTTCATCAACTATTGAAAAAATCTCGACAACAGATCCTGTTGTGATTGTAGGAACTGCAGGAGCATTATTTCTCACATACCTCCTCCTTCCTCCCATTTGGTCTATCATCTCTTTTGGCCTTCGAGGTTATCAAG GTGATCTTACTCCTGCGCAAACTCTTGATCTAATATCTAGTAAAAACCACTTTATGATCGATATTCGATTAGAGAAGGACAAGGACAAGGCTGGAATTCCCCGTCTTCCCTCTAGTGCTAAGAACAGGATGATTGCAATTCC TTTGGAAGAATTACCAAGCAAGTTAAGAGGCCTTGTCAGAAATGCAAAGAAAGTGGAAGCAGAAATAGCTGCTTTGAAGATTTCTTATCtcaagaaaatcaacaaaggCTCCAGAATTGTTATCATGGACTC GTACTCCGACACGGCAAAAATAGTTGCCAGAGCACTAACAAGCCTTGGCTTCAAGAACTGCTGGGTTGTAGCTGATGGGTTTTCTGGAAGCAGGGGATGGTTGCAGAGTCGGTTAGGAACAGAGACATATAAGTTCTCTTTTGCAGAGGTGCTCTCACCATCCCGGGTCATCCCTGCTGCAGTCAGACGCTTTGGCACCACCAGCTCAAGTGGCCAAAAATTACTTCCTGGGTCCGATTGA